In the Candidatus Cloacimonas acidaminovorans str. Evry genome, one interval contains:
- a CDS encoding MjaI family restriction endonuclease: MPKEWIINQANMRWGLTKKNKVGPVAEMIRKLSPKTLEEWKTYYFKNAYPKEHLEELGRRLYIKITEVCTAEIESITEEDCINFIINLVINRTYDGYQSEIQTIYGQLQNELGVKIEPAPDEWDRGYNVDFFIKVKEKYIGLQIKPAGYAYIPQIINELEFQKKTHEKFTAKYGGKVFYIISVTEGKKKVIQNPEVIDDIRKEKERLQQE; the protein is encoded by the coding sequence ATGCCAAAAGAATGGATAATAAATCAGGCAAATATGAGATGGGGACTTACAAAAAAAAATAAGGTTGGTCCTGTGGCAGAAATGATAAGAAAGCTTTCACCGAAAACCTTGGAGGAATGGAAGACCTATTATTTTAAAAATGCTTATCCTAAAGAGCATTTGGAAGAATTAGGCAGACGACTTTATATAAAAATAACGGAAGTTTGTACAGCAGAAATAGAAAGCATAACCGAAGAGGACTGTATTAATTTTATTATCAATTTGGTTATTAACAGAACTTATGATGGTTACCAGTCCGAAATTCAGACAATTTACGGTCAGTTGCAAAATGAATTGGGAGTTAAAATTGAGCCCGCACCGGATGAATGGGATAGAGGTTATAATGTTGACTTTTTCATTAAAGTGAAAGAAAAGTATATCGGATTGCAAATTAAACCGGCTGGTTATGCCTATATTCCGCAAATTATCAATGAATTGGAATTTCAAAAAAAGACACACGAAAAATTTACTGCCAAATATGGAGGAAAAGTCTTCTATATTATTTCTGTAACTGAAGGGAAAAAGAAAGTTATTCAAAATCCGGAGGTTATAGATGATATCCGCAAAGAAAAGGAACGCCTGCAACAAGAGTAA
- a CDS encoding DUF47 domain-containing protein, translating into MALILKTTRFIETQIDAFLDILSDSATTFELAMEDYLNNRIEQFETRLAQIRENEHRADDLRVSIERFLYERTLIPENRGDVLAILENTDEVIDNIKDSLVQFSIEMPKIPECLNDLWMQTTKASSNAVEQLSFAVRSFFRDLAAVNNYIHKVYFFEREADHIGERLRREIFNLDIELSQKSQLRFFAIHIEKISDYAQVVCDRLSIYAIKRQL; encoded by the coding sequence ATGGCTCTGATTTTAAAAACAACCCGCTTTATTGAAACCCAGATAGATGCCTTTTTGGATATTTTAAGTGATTCGGCTACCACTTTTGAACTGGCAATGGAAGATTACCTCAATAACAGGATTGAACAATTTGAAACCCGTTTGGCTCAAATCAGGGAAAATGAACATCGGGCAGATGATTTACGGGTTAGCATTGAACGCTTTCTTTATGAACGAACTCTAATTCCGGAAAACAGAGGTGATGTTCTTGCTATTTTGGAAAATACAGATGAGGTTATTGATAATATAAAGGACTCTCTGGTTCAATTTTCCATTGAAATGCCAAAAATTCCAGAGTGCTTAAATGATTTGTGGATGCAAACAACTAAGGCATCAAGCAATGCCGTTGAACAGCTCTCTTTTGCAGTTCGTTCATTTTTTAGGGATTTAGCTGCTGTAAACAATTACATTCACAAGGTCTATTTCTTTGAACGCGAAGCGGATCATATAGGTGAACGCCTGCGTCGTGAAATATTCAATTTGGATATTGAACTTTCCCAAAAAAGTCAGCTGCGTTTTTTTGCCATACATATTGAAAAAATTTCGGATTATGCGCAGGTTGTTTGTGATCGTTTATCTATTTATGCTATCAAGCGTCAACTATAA
- a CDS encoding FtsX-like permease family protein has product MINKSVVFLARKYLSGRKTRGIGKAHYLCLIGITLGVLSLLCVTSVMNGFRFDIRNRITGTFAEIRISAKGGETIKGYSAICNQLQDMKFSASPVIRNELLLKYDSVVLPTLCFGIEPNRHKNVSSLLQKPDTGSKEIIQGLLVGNISPEEFSASGIALGAGLASQLGVYLGDEIQVLSPMFNVPTAFGMIPRIRFLKVQAIFAAGMPEYDQNFSFMGIDNAVFFASYSPGEADYIEVKPFSQMRKNQPLKTLKKAFPDFQIEDWSSFDPNLYSAIRFEKFLMFVIMLFMFIIASFNLTGNLLKTISQKKRELGLLKALGLTDKDLQSLFLLQALFLCSAGIILGLTLGSLLLLIQKYTGIVKLGLGGGNSIILPVKFAFTDYLLITVVAYLITILSVLLPLKRLNKINAVELIKRAV; this is encoded by the coding sequence ATGATTAATAAAAGCGTAGTTTTTCTTGCCCGCAAATACCTGAGCGGACGCAAAACCAGAGGCATCGGCAAAGCTCATTATCTTTGCCTGATTGGCATCACTTTAGGAGTTTTGTCTTTGCTTTGTGTAACTTCCGTGATGAATGGTTTCCGCTTTGATATTCGTAACCGGATTACAGGCACTTTTGCAGAAATTCGTATTTCGGCAAAAGGAGGGGAAACCATCAAAGGTTACTCTGCTATTTGTAACCAATTGCAAGATATGAAGTTCTCTGCCAGTCCCGTAATTCGGAATGAATTGTTGCTGAAATATGATTCTGTAGTTTTGCCTACGCTTTGTTTTGGTATTGAACCAAATAGGCATAAAAATGTCTCTTCCCTTTTGCAAAAACCGGATACCGGCAGCAAAGAAATCATTCAGGGTTTGCTTGTGGGAAATATTTCTCCGGAAGAATTTTCCGCTTCAGGCATTGCTTTAGGGGCAGGGCTGGCTTCACAATTGGGTGTTTATTTGGGAGATGAAATTCAAGTGCTATCACCAATGTTCAATGTTCCAACTGCATTTGGAATGATTCCGCGCATCCGTTTTCTGAAAGTGCAGGCAATTTTTGCTGCTGGAATGCCTGAATATGACCAAAATTTCAGCTTTATGGGCATTGATAACGCTGTCTTTTTTGCTTCTTATTCCCCTGGCGAGGCAGATTATATTGAGGTTAAACCCTTTTCCCAAATGCGCAAAAATCAGCCACTGAAGACCCTGAAAAAGGCATTTCCGGACTTTCAGATTGAGGATTGGAGCAGTTTTGATCCCAATCTTTATTCTGCCATCCGCTTTGAGAAATTCCTGATGTTTGTGATTATGCTCTTTATGTTTATCATTGCCAGCTTTAACCTGACCGGCAATCTGCTGAAAACGATTTCCCAAAAGAAACGCGAATTGGGCTTGCTAAAAGCTTTAGGACTGACCGATAAAGACCTACAAAGCTTATTTTTACTGCAGGCACTTTTTTTGTGTTCCGCGGGAATTATTCTGGGCTTAACTTTGGGCTCGCTTTTACTGCTCATACAAAAATATACGGGAATTGTAAAACTGGGTTTGGGAGGAGGAAATTCCATAATTTTACCCGTGAAATTTGCTTTTACAGATTACCTTTTGATTACTGTTGTTGCCTATTTAATCACTATTTTAAGCGTGCTACTACCTCTCAAACGCCTAAACAAAATAAACGCTGTAGAACTAATTAAACGCGCCGTTTAG
- a CDS encoding periplasmic heavy metal sensor, translated as MSKRWLIIILLISVSFNLAFIGSFIYLHWFHPHPQPPVRNEEMRGSRPHFGPPPFERDEEIRNLRDKFETIKHSLMLELAKDPVDMAKVNALIDSSLVAQNNLERRLAERMVAYRKTLTAEEAQEHFQRRAEFAKKRLNRDNIPKNRRNR; from the coding sequence GTGAGTAAACGCTGGCTAATAATAATCCTGCTGATTTCGGTGAGTTTTAATCTTGCCTTTATCGGCAGTTTCATTTATTTACACTGGTTTCACCCTCATCCTCAACCACCTGTAAGAAACGAAGAAATGCGAGGTTCCCGTCCCCATTTTGGTCCTCCTCCTTTTGAAAGGGATGAAGAAATCAGGAATTTAAGGGATAAATTTGAAACTATCAAACATTCCCTGATGCTGGAACTGGCAAAAGACCCTGTAGATATGGCAAAAGTGAATGCCTTAATTGATTCTTCCCTGGTGGCTCAAAACAATCTGGAAAGAAGATTGGCGGAAAGAATGGTTGCCTATCGTAAGACCTTAACGGCAGAAGAAGCACAGGAACATTTCCAACGCCGTGCCGAATTTGCCAAAAAACGCTTAAACAGAGATAATATACCTAAAAATAGGAGAAACAGATGA
- a CDS encoding IS3 family transposase, protein MTFGYSRQAYYKHKQLEEFRTKRDQNVLAEVRNIRHKQPKVGVRKLHIMLNNLEQSELKISRDQLFALLARNDMLVKQKKKFTRTSRPDKKASVFPNLLDMKTIDKKNQAWVVDITYLNTCYGFAYLYLITDRYSRKIISFVVANRLHAKYACKALQKAISTVDDPAGIIHHSDHGSQYCSEEYQKILNSNKILCSMTGIAHCYDNAVAERINGILKQEFGLGRTLQSVKVAQELASDAIYIYNNNRLHSALMYKTPCEVHDAL, encoded by the coding sequence ATGACCTTTGGATACTCTCGCCAGGCCTATTACAAGCATAAACAGTTGGAGGAATTTCGGACTAAGCGCGATCAGAATGTGCTTGCAGAAGTTCGGAATATCCGCCATAAACAGCCCAAGGTGGGAGTCAGAAAGTTGCATATAATGCTGAATAATCTTGAGCAATCAGAGTTGAAGATAAGTCGGGATCAGTTATTCGCACTGCTGGCAAGGAATGATATGCTGGTTAAGCAAAAGAAAAAGTTTACCCGCACTTCCCGCCCAGATAAAAAGGCCTCCGTATTTCCTAATCTGTTGGATATGAAAACGATAGACAAGAAGAATCAGGCATGGGTGGTGGATATTACCTATCTCAATACCTGTTATGGTTTTGCCTATCTATACCTAATAACTGATAGGTATTCGCGTAAGATTATCAGCTTTGTTGTTGCCAACAGATTGCATGCAAAATATGCGTGTAAAGCTCTTCAAAAGGCAATTAGTACCGTAGATGATCCTGCTGGGATTATTCATCATTCCGATCATGGAAGCCAGTATTGCAGCGAGGAATACCAAAAAATATTGAATAGCAATAAGATACTATGTAGCATGACAGGCATAGCTCATTGTTATGATAACGCTGTGGCAGAACGTATTAATGGCATCTTAAAACAAGAATTTGGCTTAGGGAGGACTTTGCAATCTGTAAAAGTAGCTCAGGAATTAGCTTCAGATGCAATCTACATCTACAATAATAACCGATTGCATAGCGCTCTGATGTATAAGACGCCTTGCGAGGTGCACGATGCACTCTAA
- a CDS encoding zf-HC2 domain-containing protein has product MRCSKAKRYLEKELDGELDIRFQAKLQSHLDKCPACKVFLADAQKLHLMLSHLPKPEFPSWIHGQIMDKVHRLEAKNPGFFRRYKLAPVTAMLTIILSLWAGVKVGIVSYNNIIPEKTESLTLTSIAYGSFGENTILDNIAENGEQGE; this is encoded by the coding sequence ATGAGATGCAGTAAAGCCAAACGCTATCTGGAAAAAGAACTTGATGGCGAATTGGATATCCGCTTTCAGGCAAAACTTCAATCCCATCTGGATAAATGTCCTGCCTGCAAAGTTTTTCTGGCAGATGCCCAAAAACTGCATCTGATGCTTTCTCACCTCCCAAAACCAGAGTTTCCTTCCTGGATTCACGGACAAATTATGGATAAGGTGCACCGTCTGGAAGCAAAAAATCCGGGATTTTTCCGTCGCTATAAACTTGCCCCAGTTACCGCTATGCTCACTATTATCTTAAGCTTATGGGCAGGTGTTAAAGTCGGTATAGTTAGCTATAACAACATAATTCCGGAAAAAACGGAATCCCTTACTCTTACTTCCATCGCTTACGGCAGTTTTGGTGAAAACACAATTCTGGATAATATAGCGGAAAATGGAGAACAGGGTGAGTAA
- a CDS encoding pyridoxal phosphate-dependent aminotransferase, with the protein MITALSMWKQDKNDTFAFPRFQLIILIEGERIMSYFRSDLKDKKPSKISVPVKKRMMCLNESCLNPYQAIKQQFLAKMEEIELNRYLSPVTEKLHLSLISYIGNSLTKENVLWGNGADDILYHIFLAVRENDQSFAVSLAPSYFDYKTFSAMVGLKMLFLDLDEDFSFSPEKYLELASHPDCKLAILCNPNNPTGNLFPDCQLLQIIKALPDKLVLVDETYFEFSGKTLAGSLLQYPNLILVRSFSKAFSSAGLRFGYAISSAENIYELSKVLTTFHTSILNQAFALTILENQDIFKTQVQQTIQLREELFATLQTIEEIKVYPSATNFLTFSLAERTPEFFNHLLANDIAVRDVGSHPRLQNCLRVTISCREDVETFVNALKHFLR; encoded by the coding sequence ATGATAACTGCACTTTCAATGTGGAAACAGGATAAGAATGACACTTTTGCTTTTCCCCGATTTCAACTTATAATATTGATAGAAGGAGAAAGAATTATGTCCTATTTTCGCAGTGACTTGAAAGACAAAAAGCCCTCTAAAATAAGTGTTCCCGTTAAAAAAAGAATGATGTGCCTGAACGAAAGTTGCCTAAATCCCTATCAGGCAATTAAACAGCAATTTTTAGCCAAAATGGAAGAGATTGAACTAAATCGTTATCTCTCTCCTGTAACGGAAAAACTGCATTTATCCCTAATTTCTTACATTGGCAATTCCTTAACAAAAGAAAATGTCCTGTGGGGAAATGGAGCTGATGATATTCTCTATCATATCTTTCTGGCAGTGCGGGAAAATGATCAATCCTTTGCTGTTTCCCTGGCACCTTCCTATTTTGATTATAAAACCTTTAGCGCTATGGTAGGACTGAAAATGCTATTTTTGGATTTGGATGAGGATTTCAGTTTCTCCCCGGAAAAGTATTTGGAACTTGCCAGTCACCCGGATTGTAAGTTAGCTATATTATGCAATCCCAATAATCCTACGGGCAATTTGTTTCCCGATTGCCAACTATTACAAATAATTAAAGCTTTGCCTGATAAACTTGTGCTGGTAGATGAGACCTATTTTGAATTTTCGGGTAAAACTCTGGCAGGCAGTTTATTGCAGTATCCAAATTTGATTTTAGTGCGTTCTTTTTCCAAAGCATTTTCCTCTGCTGGATTGCGTTTTGGCTATGCAATTTCTTCAGCGGAAAACATTTATGAACTTTCCAAAGTTCTTACTACCTTTCATACTTCTATTCTGAACCAGGCATTTGCTCTCACTATTCTGGAAAATCAGGATATCTTTAAAACACAAGTGCAACAGACAATTCAATTGCGGGAAGAGCTTTTTGCAACTTTGCAAACAATAGAAGAGATAAAGGTTTATCCTTCTGCTACCAATTTCCTCACTTTTTCTCTTGCAGAACGGACTCCTGAATTCTTTAATCATCTTTTGGCAAACGATATTGCTGTTCGCGATGTAGGTTCGCATCCCCGTTTGCAAAATTGTTTAAGGGTAACGATTAGCTGCAGGGAAGATGTTGAGACATTTGTTAATGCGTTGAAACATTTTTTGCGCTAA
- a CDS encoding RNA polymerase sigma factor: MKKEHFEAFLTANEKRIFNYVLTLCANEQDALDIVQTVFIAVYKNLDRIDEATALAYTYKIARNKCLSFLKQKAHYINMEPERFNCIPEKTATTNETDYTVLKNAISALPPRLAAVIQLQYYEKMSYKEISATLGISIKAVESLLVRAKRTLRKKILQDKES, translated from the coding sequence ATGAAGAAAGAACATTTTGAGGCATTTTTAACGGCTAATGAAAAGCGCATCTTTAATTATGTGTTAACTTTATGCGCTAATGAACAGGATGCCTTGGATATCGTCCAAACCGTATTTATAGCGGTATACAAAAATCTGGATCGCATAGATGAAGCCACAGCTCTTGCTTATACCTATAAAATTGCTCGTAATAAATGCCTCAGCTTTCTAAAACAGAAGGCACATTATATAAATATGGAACCGGAGAGATTTAATTGTATTCCCGAAAAAACGGCTACCACCAACGAAACGGACTACACAGTTCTAAAAAATGCAATCTCGGCTTTGCCTCCGCGTTTGGCAGCCGTAATTCAATTACAATATTACGAAAAAATGTCCTACAAGGAAATTTCTGCCACTTTGGGAATCAGTATAAAAGCGGTTGAATCCTTGCTGGTAAGAGCAAAACGCACATTAAGGAAAAAAATTTTGCAGGATAAAGAAAGTTGA
- a CDS encoding MlaD family protein: protein MKKFYPNLRSVQIKTGIWTIVICLILVFSYFWLSGRLAVRSHYELKIAFPNVMGLEVGDKVMYRGMEVGRVKSITASKDKVITTANIRSDIILTEGTRFLVSDSSLMGGKALNIIPGDGKNPLNIKKLQQGTSPEGMMELISKASAGLDELNETVKLLNSPNGLLQSSRKLVQNADGTVTEMGNLAKEIKQELVITVNKIEDLTSSLQEVIAENKEPLKNTLVEGNITIEKLSATLDSLKILSANLNRSAKALTENAGTAGLLLNDKQLYEKITNATDNLNALIKDIKENPKKYIKFSVF from the coding sequence ATGAAGAAATTCTATCCTAACCTGCGTAGCGTGCAAATAAAAACAGGTATCTGGACAATTGTTATCTGTCTGATTCTGGTTTTTAGTTATTTTTGGCTTAGCGGTCGTTTAGCAGTCCGTTCCCATTATGAACTGAAAATTGCCTTTCCAAATGTGATGGGTTTGGAAGTTGGCGATAAAGTTATGTATCGCGGAATGGAAGTTGGTAGAGTAAAAAGCATAACTGCGAGCAAAGATAAGGTAATTACAACTGCTAATATCAGAAGTGATATAATTTTAACGGAAGGAACACGGTTTCTGGTTTCGGACAGTTCTTTGATGGGTGGAAAGGCATTAAACATTATTCCGGGAGATGGAAAAAATCCCCTAAATATAAAAAAATTGCAACAGGGAACTTCCCCGGAAGGTATGATGGAATTGATTAGTAAAGCATCTGCGGGCTTGGATGAATTGAATGAAACGGTTAAATTACTTAATTCTCCCAATGGCTTACTGCAAAGTTCCCGAAAGTTAGTGCAAAATGCCGATGGCACAGTAACTGAAATGGGCAATTTAGCTAAAGAAATAAAACAGGAACTCGTTATTACAGTGAATAAAATTGAGGATTTAACCTCTTCTCTGCAGGAAGTTATAGCGGAAAATAAAGAACCCTTAAAAAATACTTTGGTGGAAGGGAACATAACTATAGAGAAACTTTCTGCTACTTTGGATTCGTTAAAAATTCTTTCTGCCAATTTGAATCGTTCTGCCAAAGCCCTTACCGAAAACGCAGGTACTGCTGGTTTATTACTAAATGATAAGCAGTTATATGAAAAAATCACCAATGCAACCGATAATCTCAATGCCCTCATTAAAGATATTAAGGAAAACCCCAAAAAATACATTAAATTCAGCGTATTTTAG
- a CDS encoding Spy/CpxP family protein refolding chaperone: MKKIIFLTLALIFVCGALLAQTDAPKDRSNPKVQSEEIKTPNPEMPMRKYLEELKLTDAQKKKFEELKISFEKNKNTLNAEIKNLKIDLQKALKDENYKQAKDLNKQIATKRNVLADAKVDFLAARMKELTPEQKATLKKNMSHFQGAMHKQTPCKNAKDFRPQSRENCDGCGECGSFGMPEKKLPPKQ; the protein is encoded by the coding sequence ATGAAAAAAATTATATTCCTAACCCTTGCCCTAATATTCGTTTGCGGTGCATTACTTGCCCAAACGGATGCCCCTAAAGATCGCTCTAATCCTAAGGTGCAATCGGAAGAAATTAAAACCCCGAACCCCGAAATGCCGATGCGAAAATACCTTGAGGAATTGAAACTTACCGATGCCCAAAAGAAAAAATTTGAAGAATTGAAAATAAGTTTTGAGAAAAATAAAAACACCCTAAACGCCGAAATTAAAAATTTAAAAATTGACCTGCAGAAAGCTTTGAAAGATGAAAACTACAAGCAGGCAAAGGATTTAAACAAACAAATAGCCACTAAACGCAATGTCTTAGCCGATGCTAAAGTGGATTTTTTGGCTGCCAGAATGAAAGAACTTACCCCCGAACAGAAGGCAACCCTGAAAAAGAATATGTCACATTTTCAGGGTGCTATGCATAAACAAACACCCTGTAAAAATGCTAAGGACTTCAGACCTCAGAGCAGAGAAAATTGTGATGGATGCGGAGAATGCGGTTCTTTCGGTATGCCTGAAAAAAAATTACCTCCCAAACAATAG
- a CDS encoding AEC family transporter, whose amino-acid sequence MNPFIEKIIPLILAFFVGIAFKLLKLLSKDDAPVLLRVVLNVCLPSLTIIAISNIQLKADMALIPFTAIIIVFLMYIISRTIGKHLKMEKTTFGSFLVGTMIMNTAYALPFFFAAFGNEGLARASLFDIGNTFMIFTFTYYNAIKYGNNSKTAAIEWKKFLRLPPLWAMLIAFSWKLTKVPMPALALNFLNFMGQPMVPLMMIALGLYFNPKRCNIGKAAIAIFIRMGIGLGIGIVLSALFGFKGITRTVVTVCAALPIGFNTLIFANLENLDREFAATIVSISIFIALFYIPWLIYVFQ is encoded by the coding sequence ATGAATCCCTTTATTGAAAAGATAATTCCTCTTATTCTGGCTTTTTTTGTAGGCATTGCCTTTAAACTTCTAAAGCTTCTGTCTAAAGACGATGCGCCTGTTCTTTTGAGGGTTGTGCTTAATGTATGTTTACCTTCTTTAACCATTATTGCTATTTCCAATATTCAGCTAAAAGCGGATATGGCTTTAATTCCATTTACAGCCATTATTATTGTCTTTCTGATGTATATTATCTCCCGCACTATAGGAAAACACTTGAAAATGGAAAAAACCACTTTCGGCAGTTTCCTGGTGGGAACAATGATTATGAATACTGCTTATGCCTTGCCTTTTTTCTTTGCTGCCTTTGGCAATGAAGGACTTGCCAGAGCATCACTTTTTGATATTGGCAATACCTTTATGATTTTTACCTTTACCTATTACAATGCCATAAAATATGGAAATAATAGCAAAACAGCGGCAATTGAGTGGAAAAAGTTTTTGCGTTTACCTCCCCTTTGGGCTATGTTAATTGCCTTTTCCTGGAAATTAACTAAAGTCCCGATGCCTGCTTTAGCTTTGAATTTTCTCAATTTTATGGGGCAACCGATGGTCCCTTTAATGATGATTGCCTTAGGACTTTATTTTAATCCCAAACGCTGTAATATCGGAAAAGCGGCAATTGCCATTTTTATTAGAATGGGCATTGGTTTGGGCATAGGTATTGTTCTATCTGCTCTTTTTGGGTTTAAGGGAATAACCAGAACTGTAGTAACTGTTTGTGCTGCTTTGCCTATTGGTTTTAATACTCTTATTTTTGCCAATTTGGAAAATTTGGATAGAGAGTTTGCGGCTACTATTGTTTCTATATCCATTTTTATTGCTCTGTTTTATATTCCGTGGCTGATTTATGTGTTTCAGTGA
- a CDS encoding inorganic phosphate transporter, producing MIFIYLLSGLFLGWSLGANDTGNIFGAAVETRMLKFKTAALIASIFIFLGAVFEGSGPSGTLGRLGSVDALGGAFTVALAAALTITAIVRTGIPVSTSQTIVGAIIGWNFFSGRLTDFRNLLTIVSSWVIAFVLSGIIAALLFYLIRPVINRGKIHLLEQDVYVRLGLIIIGAFGAFSLGANNIANVVGVFVPVTPFKDINLGSFTLSGVQQLYILGAISIIVGIYTYSHKVMRTVGKDIFHLSPVTALIAVTAEAIVLFIFASRGLQNLLLSIGLPPIPLVPVSSTQIIVGAVVGIGLVKGGKNIRYNILGKVSLAWIAAPVIAFFFAFIALFIVQNVFEQTVYQKTIYTFNHTTISQIEKEGLDVNHLSSVNGRKFYREMVVYQELKAEKYFSRSEILKIIRITEIYPLKVNTKLLRDKGLAIRFTEQQWEALVKLEGREFRHKWQLQETLAKDPSWQIRKEITERDKLHNQDLEEQFNLLFRTFYLPPEQ from the coding sequence ATGATTTTTATTTACCTGCTCAGCGGTCTTTTTTTAGGTTGGTCTTTAGGAGCCAATGATACCGGCAATATTTTTGGTGCTGCTGTAGAAACCAGAATGCTGAAATTCAAAACAGCGGCTTTAATTGCGTCCATTTTTATCTTTTTAGGAGCTGTTTTTGAAGGTAGCGGTCCTTCCGGAACTTTAGGTCGTTTAGGAAGTGTTGATGCTTTAGGAGGTGCTTTTACAGTTGCCCTGGCAGCTGCTTTAACTATTACTGCTATTGTCCGAACGGGAATTCCGGTTTCAACTTCTCAAACCATTGTAGGTGCAATTATTGGTTGGAACTTTTTTTCGGGACGGCTAACTGACTTTCGTAATTTACTTACCATTGTTTCCAGCTGGGTAATTGCTTTTGTGCTTTCCGGAATTATTGCCGCTTTGCTTTTTTATTTAATCAGACCCGTTATCAATAGAGGAAAAATTCATCTTTTAGAGCAAGATGTTTATGTTCGTTTAGGATTAATTATAATCGGTGCCTTTGGTGCTTTTTCTTTGGGTGCTAATAACATAGCCAATGTGGTTGGAGTTTTTGTTCCGGTAACTCCTTTCAAAGATATTAATTTGGGCAGTTTTACTCTTTCGGGTGTCCAGCAACTCTATATTTTGGGTGCAATTTCTATAATTGTCGGAATTTACACCTATTCGCATAAAGTAATGCGTACTGTAGGAAAAGATATTTTTCATCTTTCACCGGTAACAGCACTTATAGCTGTAACTGCAGAAGCAATTGTCCTTTTTATTTTTGCTTCGCGTGGTTTGCAAAACCTATTATTAAGTATAGGTTTACCTCCCATTCCTTTAGTTCCTGTATCTTCCACCCAAATTATCGTGGGAGCGGTTGTTGGAATTGGTTTGGTAAAAGGGGGTAAAAATATCCGTTACAATATATTAGGCAAGGTATCTTTGGCTTGGATAGCTGCACCAGTTATTGCCTTTTTCTTTGCTTTTATAGCTCTTTTTATTGTGCAGAATGTGTTTGAACAGACCGTTTACCAAAAAACAATATATACTTTCAATCACACAACTATCAGTCAGATAGAAAAAGAGGGCTTGGATGTTAATCATCTGTCTTCTGTGAATGGTCGTAAATTTTACCGCGAGATGGTGGTTTATCAAGAACTAAAGGCAGAAAAATATTTTTCGCGTTCTGAAATACTGAAAATTATCCGTATCACTGAGATTTATCCTTTGAAAGTAAATACCAAGCTTCTGCGGGATAAAGGTTTGGCAATTCGTTTCACGGAACAACAATGGGAGGCATTAGTTAAACTTGAGGGAAGAGAATTCAGGCATAAATGGCAACTGCAAGAAACACTGGCAAAAGACCCTTCCTGGCAAATAAGAAAAGAAATTACCGAAAGAGATAAGCTACATAATCAAGACCTGGAAGAACAATTTAACCTGCTATTTCGCACTTTTTATCTTCCTCCTGAGCAATGA